In Mucilaginibacter sp. KACC 22063, the genomic stretch GGTTTTCAATGCCCTGCAAATTATCAAGCACCTTTTTTATGTTGGCAGCATGGTTGCCATGTTTCCCGGCATAACGTGCAGAGTAAACGCCAGGCTCCCCATTCAGTGCTTCTATCTCCAGTCCGCTGTCGTCGCCAAAGCAATCGAGGCGATACTTATTAAAAATATGATGGCTTTTTATCGAGGCATTTGCATGAAAAGTTGCGCCGTTCTCTTCAATATCATCCGTACAGCCAATATCATTAAGAGTTAATAGTTTAAACTTGTCGCCAATTTTATCAGCAACTTCATCCAGCTTATGGCGGTTATTTGTGGCAAAAACTAATTGGTGAGGCATATTAAAAATTCTTCATTTGTTCCCAAAATGACTTTGCCTTTTCACGGTCGGCCAGCATTTCGGTAAAACTATAAGTATGCAGCTGTTTGATATCGCCTTCGGCAATGGTGTTTATATTTATTGATGGTAATCCGCTAATAACTGCTGTGGAACCCAGTACAACCAGCTTTGTAGGCTTATAAAATGAAACGATATGCTGCTGAACTTGCGGATCAACTTTAGCAACGTTTAAAATAGCTACATCAGCCAAAGTAAGTTCTTTTCTGCCAAGCGTACTTTCCAGCGCTTTCTGATGCGCCGGGTCCATGTGTTCATGGTCGCTGTAATGTACTAATATCAGAAACTGCTTGTTGTTATTTCCCAGGCAATTAAATTGCGGTTCGGGCGTTTTTTCTTCTGTGGGTGCAGCTGCGGGGCCTTCAGCATAAAAAGCCTTATCTTCTTTAAGCAGGTATAATTCGTCCTGCAAAAAAAACTGAAGAAAGGCGGTGTCGTCCGTTGGCATATTTAACAAATTTTAACCAAAAATACTTAAAGCAACTGAGCCATAATCAGCATATTCGTAAAATATTGGCTATTATGGCTAAATAACATTTTAAACGCCTGCAGTTCAATAAAAATTGCGAAATTTGTTGATTATTAGTGCCGCAGGGTATCGTAAGGAATATTAAAAATTAGATGAGAAAATTCGGATTAGCCATTTTAGGCTTATTGCTGGTAATTTCAGTTTCAAAAGCGCAGCAACGCTCGGTTGACAAAATTGCCGGTGTTGTGGGCAGCAGCATCATTCTACAGTCAGACATTGAACAGCTTTATGCCCAATACCTGGCTCAGGGTGCAACATTACCACCAAACTTTA encodes the following:
- a CDS encoding non-canonical purine NTP diphosphatase → MPHQLVFATNNRHKLDEVADKIGDKFKLLTLNDIGCTDDIEENGATFHANASIKSHHIFNKYRLDCFGDDSGLEIEALNGEPGVYSARYAGKHGNHAANIKKVLDNLQGIENRRARFITVISLIWNGEEHFFEGTVEGTIRNELSGSEGFGYDPIFQPEGYDVTFAEMTMEEKNRISHRAKAMEKLMAFLKEQ